The DNA sequence AAATTCTCGCCAAGGGGCACCACTTTCCCGATGTTACTTTGGTGGCGATTCTGGATGCTGATGGCGGTTTGTTCAGTGCTGACTTCCGTGGTGCTGAGCGAATGGGACAGCTGATTACCCAGGTGGCTGGTCGAGCTGGTCGTGGCGATAAACCTGGCCGAGTGATCCTGCAGACCCATCACAGCGACCATCCGTTGGTGCAGATACTCACCCAACAGGGCTACATCGCGTTTGCCGAGCAGCTATTGCGAGAGCGTGAATTGGCCCAGATGCCACCCTATGGTTTTCTGGCGCTGCTGCGCGCCGAGGCCAACAGTGCTGACCTCGCCTGGCAGTTTCTCAGCGAGGCTCGACAGTTGGCAGAGTCGCTGCAGCCACCCAGTAATGACTGTAATTATCTGGGGCCACTTCCTGCACCGATGGAAAAACGCAGTGGCCGCTATCGTTTTCAGTTGAGTCTTACCTTTACTCACCGCCCGGTTTTGCAACAACTGCTCAGCATTTGGTGCGAGCGACTGGCGGAGTTGCTAGTGGCCAAAAAGGTGCGTTGGTCCATCGATGTCGATCCACAGGATATGATTTAGGCTGTCATCCTGAGCGTAGCGAAGGATCTCTGGTTTTGTCTGCATCGGACTTTTTGAACCCGCCCAATCCGCTGCCTGACAGGCCACTCCTCATAGTACCCACAAATCGTCGTGACCTGTCACACTACAAGAAGAGCTACTTTGGAAACTGACTCCGTAGAGTGAGCCGCGCGCACCGCGAGTTGTTCCTTCTCTCATCCTGTGTGGCTTTCAATGAGGGATGGTGGTTTATGTATCAGTTGGTCAAAGTTTGTAAGTTTTAGGCAAGTTTGCTTTAGCTTTTATTGTTATCATCACGCTTGAACTACTTGTTACACATAATAATCAGTAAAGAAACCATGAGCCGCGATTACGCCAGATCATCCAGTAATTCCAACCGTCGCAAACCAAGCAGGCCAAATGCCCGTCGTGCGCCAGCAAAGAAGAGCCAGAAAGGGAGCAGCAAAATGTTCTGGTTTCTGTCTGGTGGCGCTGTAGGTGCTCTGGTGACAGCGATGATTCTGCAGCCGGAAATGCGCGAAGACGTGACCGATATGGTGGCTGATATGGTGCCGACGCAGAAGTCAGACAAGCCAGCGGACAACAAGCCAAAATTGGTCTTTTATGAGCGCTTGTCAGAAGACGAAGTGCGTATTCTGGAAGATGAGGTTGCTCGTCAGGAAGCTGCCCAGGTTACAAGGCCTGTTAATTCTCCAAAGCCAGAAACCAAGCCAATTGAAATAGCACAGCCGACTGATTCAGCAGGGCAGAGTGGCCAGCCGGTTTATATCTTGCAGGCAGGCTCCTTCGCTACTCACGACGATGCCAGTGGCCGTCGTGCGCAATTGCTTTTGATGAACCTGGATGCCTCCATCGAGAAGGGTACTATCCAGTCCGGTGCTACCCGTTATCGAGTTATGGTTGGTCCTTTCGCCAATCACAGTGAGATGGCGCGAGCCCGTTCCACACTGAGCGCCAATGGCATTGATACCCTGCCGCTGAAAAGGAAGCTCTAGCAGTCTGCTAGGGCCCCACAGTCTCAGTCCAGCCCGGCGTGAGAAGGGATGCTAAGGTTGCGTGTAATTGCCAGTGCTCTCACAG is a window from the Porticoccaceae bacterium LTM1 genome containing:
- a CDS encoding SPOR domain-containing protein, whose amino-acid sequence is MSRDYARSSSNSNRRKPSRPNARRAPAKKSQKGSSKMFWFLSGGAVGALVTAMILQPEMREDVTDMVADMVPTQKSDKPADNKPKLVFYERLSEDEVRILEDEVARQEAAQVTRPVNSPKPETKPIEIAQPTDSAGQSGQPVYILQAGSFATHDDASGRRAQLLLMNLDASIEKGTIQSGATRYRVMVGPFANHSEMARARSTLSANGIDTLPLKRKL